Sequence from the Nerophis ophidion isolate RoL-2023_Sa linkage group LG10, RoL_Noph_v1.0, whole genome shotgun sequence genome:
GCCTGGATTTAAATGACATTTAAAGGCGGTTACGAACAAAATGTCCACCTTGTTCGAAGGCTTCCTTCCATCAAAGCTTACCCAGAAGAGGATGTTGAATCCAAAAATGAAGTATTTGATGCAGCAGCTGACTTCGTGGCCTTTGTATTGATTCCCCGACATGTTTAACAGGCATCATCGACTGGATCTAATCCGTAAAAGTAAGAATAAGATATCATGAATAATAGCGGCCGTAAAAAAACGGCCTTCCGTGCTAGTTTACGGGCTTTGTGGAGCAGGTATACGGTTCATCATTGGATTTTTATAAAATCAACGATGTCCTTTCCTGCTGATTTACGTCATAATTACGCACTAAAAGCAAGATTCTAAAAAGTTGCGACAGATGATGTCCGTTTGACGCTAAATAACGTGGAATATTCGCCACACCgtttttttttgtctgataaTATTGCGACGAGCAGGTGGAGGCGGGACCAACGATGCAAGTACCACGCACTGATTGGCTGGGGAAGTATTTGACAGACAGCACGCTAAGCCAATTCCACAAGAATTGTATTACGTAATTTCCTTCTACTGCATCTGAGTTAGTGAACAAACCTCCTCTATATACGTACGTTATTCGTCCAGGAGGAGTCAATATACAACAGGCCCGCGTTCCACATATGGCCCGCCAAAGATTTTCATTCGGCCTGCCGAACATCACCTGAATAGGCTCGATAAAACCATTAAAAATTGGGTTGATCGTGTATGCATGCAGTACTCCCGCCAGCCAGCGGGGTGACAGCGAGGGCTATGTGTCACAGTGACGCAGCAAtagggtgagtagaagaagactactcaATTCAACCCTGGAAAACATTAAACAAAtctaaataaattgcaaaaaaaaaaatttttaacaaCGGCTGTCCAACAAAGAATACTTGCTCGTTCTACCACGAGCAAGTATTCGAATCATTGTTTTCTGGCGGACCTTTTAAGCGACGGACACATCGatccagacaagcagcaacaGTGTAAGTTTCATCACAAAACTTGGTCAACCATTTTTAAGTATACATAATATACTTTTTgcataaatatattcattttgtTTTGTATTAAAGTGTATGACTTTGCAATGTATTTTGTAGTCttatgttgttttgttgtttgacAGTGACAATCAAATCTTGTTTAATACACGCAGTGCAAAATTTGACCAATAGAGGGCGACACCGCTAttgttaactagctgcacacgctggattgatggattgattgattaaaacttttattagtagattgcaaagtacagtacatattccgtccaattgaccactaaatggtaacacccgaataagtttttcaacttgtttcaaggcctactgaaatgagatgttcttatttaaacggggatagcaggtccattctatgtgttattcttgatcatttcgcgatattgccatgtttttgctgtaaggatttagtaaagaacttccacgataaagttcacaactttcggtgctaagacaaaagccctgcctctaccggaagtcgcagacgatgacgtcacatgttggtggctactcacatattcacattgtttttaatgggagcctccaacaaaaagtggtattcggaccgagaaaacaacaatttccccattaatttgagcgaggatgaaagatttgtgtttgaggatattgatagcaatggactacaaaaaaaaaaaaagttacataaaaaaaccgcgattgcattgggacagattccaatgtttttagacacatttactaggttaattctggcaaatcccttatctttatattgtgtgtctagttttttagtgagtttaatattacctgatagtcggaagggtgtctccaagggtgtcttgacgcgcagtgtctcaggggagtcgacagcagctttatggacggcacaagctcagcttttctccggtaagaactgactttttaaccacaattttctcaccgaaacctgctggttgacatgtggtcgggatcaatgttctcttgaccgcgctctgatccatagtaaagtttcacctccaggaattttaaacaaggaatcaccttgtgtttgtgtggcaaaaggctaaagcttcccaacttcatctttctactgtgacttctccaatattaattgaagaaaatacaaaagattcagcaacacagatgtccaaaaaactgtataattatgccgttaaagcagacgacatttagctgtgtgtgtgcgaagcgctcatacttcctaaaaacccgtgacgtcttgcgtacacgtcatcattacacgacgtttcgatgACGAAActccccgggaaatttaaaaaattgtaatttagtaaactaaaggccgtattggcatgtgttgcagtgttaatatttcatcattgatatataaactatcagactgcgtggtgggtagtagtgggtttctgtaggtctttaagtcagggtccacgttaatcaattcatgaaaatgagtagcgagggcagaataatgaattcATTTGACAGAgcagtgtgaaagccgatgtgtttattttgcaatTAGGCTCTTGAAACTGTGGCCCCTCTTCGTTACTTGatataaaatattacaaataatgACTAAAACTATTTTACCAAATAACATAGTTACAGTTATTTTGGATTTTTACAAACATTGAATCcttaaaatattttacaaaatgcATTTGTTTCAGAGTTGAAAACTTATGAATTGGGTATACATTGTTTTGCCaaacatattaaaaataaaatgaattaatAAATTAATTCATAGATTTGAATGCAGATACGTTGTACTATTAATCTTTGTctatttttgcaaatgataaatCCACAAGTTGAAATGGTTTCCAAATAATACAAttcaaattatttttataatataggttCAAATTTTCCAAGAGAAAAtatgtacaaataaataaaacatttatagtATGAAATAAACTTGTCAtaccaaaataaaaaagtatcTTCGAAGAAAAATATGTCATATTGAAGGAATAATGTTGTAACTGCACACATTTGTAATGTTTCAAAAAATGAAGTCagaatgtgatttattttttaaagtcttattatatgataataaaaaaaagtcataaatttacaagaaaaaatgttaatatttcaataATAATGTAATGGAATAGTTATGACATGAAACAAATCTTATTGTTATGACAAAAAAGTTGTAATTCTAatagaaaatatattaaattagAAATTTAGTTGAAACCCTCATAATTAACTGACAAAACAAATCTATATTTTAAAAGAAGGAATTAATATTAAAGAATATTAGGACCCATGGGTCGCGTCACAGCGATAATTTGTGTGTTACcaagaggcagtgtgcaggtaaaaagtattttatgtgATGATAAAAACAAAAGGCGTGTGCTGCAAAGGGAAAGACACTGAAGCTTAGGGAATACTACGCATAACGAAACTAAACTGATCAGGCTACAAAACCAAATGCTGgagaacagcaaagacttactcattcaaaaaaaaaaaaggtagcagccGCTACCAAGTTAAATAGTTTTCATTGTAAAAGAAAACAGGTGCAGGAAGCGCTCAGAGGCAAGTGTGTAGGTGCTGCAGgagaacacaaacaaaacaaaatgcaaccaaaataagagcgctaaacCACAACTATgacactaaacacaggaaaaacgCCAACACACTCAAAATTCGGCACGATATGGTGTAACAGATCATGACAGAATACAGTgtattttgctccacagtaagaaATACCAAATCTAAAGTCttgtttaaaatatatttttatttttaataaatacaatataaatacaaatacagtgTTGCAAACAAgacaattattaaaaaaacaactaaaaatgaAGCATAGTAACATATGTCCTTTGTTTTGTGAAGTGCATCAGTGTCATTTCAGTAAAGAAAAATACTTTTGTATTTAAAGAGGCTGGTTGAAGTGTCCCATGAACAGAATAGCTCCGGTTCCTTTGTGCTGGATAAGGAAGAGGAAAGGTCGATCCAAAGTGATCTCCTCTACCGCCATTCGAGAGAACATCACAGCAGCTAAAAGCACAAGAAAAGGTCActatctaataaataaatacattactggACTTAAAACTATACTTATAAAGTAccagccaaaagtttggacacacctcattcaatgtgttttcattattttcatgactatttacattgcagattgtcactaaaggcaacataactatgaatgaacacatgtggagttatgtacctgacaaaaaaaggtgaaataactgaaaacatgatttatattCTAATTTTTCCAAATAGCTACCCttagctctgattactttttcgcacactcttggcattctctctacGAGTTTCAAGAGGTCGTCACCAGAAATGGTTTtcccttcacaggtgtgtttgaagctcatccagagaatgccaagagtgtgcaaagcaataattagagcaaagggtggctattttgaaaaaaataactagaataccccagggatcaataaagtactttctattctattctattctactctaaaacatgttttcagttattgtgttaataagtacataactccacgtgtgttcattcatagtttcgatgccttcagtgacaatctacaatgaaaataaagaaaacgcattgaatgaggagaaggtgtctTCACATTTTTGGCCTTTTTgtgtttatataatatatatatatgtgtatatatgtattaaaacTGAAGGTATAAATAGTATACAtttatacagtactgtatttatatatgcaaATAAAGTAATGTCATTTATTTACATGAAGCCCAGAATTCCTGACGTATGTTaagtacaatacaaatacaatctattattattattattattatagtatgcATGTATACGCTCCATTGTGCTCCTTTGATCTCCGACTCTTACCTGTGGCTGACGCTCCTTTTGTTCCCCGCTCATTGACCTCCAGCTTCACAGTCTGGAAAACCTTGGACACGCATAGCCTCTCATCGCCTGAAGAGTtcaaggaaacaagacaaggtTAGTTTTGAACTCGGGTCTGAAGGAGCAACCGGTTGGCTGGTTTATTCCGCTGATTATAGCCATTAGAGAATAATCAATAGTCTGTCGACCTTTGGCTGATTTACGTCAATGTTTAGGAAACCTTTAGTTTGGTCTGTAATCCCCGTTTTCCTAATTCTGTTGActgaattttgacttttgttCTCGTACAATTACGATTTTATTCTTAAATCATTGACAATATAAATTATATCTTTATTATAATACTAAATTATATCTTTACTCTTCTATCTTTATGACTATTTGACATTATCCTTATAACATTGCCACTTTTGCTCTTAAGTTTTTCTCGgaacacatttattttatattagaaatggcaacagcggagaatgaatgtcGCATAACAAGAagttagagaaaaaaaagaagcttatcgactacaaaggcagaagcgcgcacattttcaggacttatgcagatcccaaatacagatcagcaggtaccagaaggtaagaaaagttgattttgcgctTGTGGTAGTTATAGAAGTAAATTGATTACAAGGCATTAATTAAGAGAGCTTTTTCGTGTAAATTGCGACCTAATTTATAGATAAAAAAACAAGATAGTTGAACAGTGATTTTCCTCGTTATATGATAATCTTGTCTATTCTCGTAATCGTTGTATATTGAagcttttttccctcaaaacgTGGCAATTTTCTATGACTCCTTCCTTGTAAAGCTCTGTTTTCCTTATCTAACTTTTTATCGCGATATTGCCACTTTTCCCGTGTGAAATTACAACTTGTGTCGTAATATTCCCGATTTATTCTTGGAACATTtcaacttatgcagatcctaaatacaaatcagcaggtaccagaaggtaagaaaagttgcttttgcataatattgcgaaacaaaatgccagataatatgtcttaccttatacacacaccataataatactcgtatgtttaatgcggcaacaatccatcaagcggtgtggcttcatagcttaccaaagtcggacTAAAactttttgatggatttttgagcgccgtgtgtaatgttctctattttcaatggaacatataaaatgttgttgttgtttacttgagtcacattgctatcatattgcagtctacacgtatttgttatgtttgactgccatctactggtcacacttatcattacaccatgtaacaaataaaattgcttcgaggtcggtaagcaaaactcgaattattccgtacattaggcgcaccaggttatagggCGCTCTGTCGAGTTTTAAGaaagaaaaaaggattttaagtgcgccctatagtctgaaaaatacggtattccggTCTGCAACATTTGCATAATTTCTCAGACATATTGTGGACTTTTTCTTATTATTGGAATGACAACTCGGTGTGCgtatttttattgttgtactcACCGGTGATGCGTGTAAAATCGGCAGTAGCTAGATTGAAAATGTTTCCCAAGCCCATGTTGACGAGAGCATCCTTTAAATTGACGTCAGAGTTGAGCGTAAACctacaaaaaacaacaatgtcAGTAATGATAGGTCAATAAGGTACTAATAAATAGCATAATCCAGCTGGCATGGCCTACACCTTACCTGGGCATGGATAATTGTCTCCGAACATGACGTAGTTCCGATCGCCACTGCTTGATCCTCTGGCTGCTCAGTTCGCTACTGAGCGCGCTCAGTGGCACGTCGCGCTCGAAGGGCGACACTAGCAGCATGCTCAGTGAGTCACCCTCGTATGGCAGCTCCAGAACATCGTAATCCACGCCGTCGGTTGTCACAAACTCACCTGTTGACGCGGAACCAAAACTAGTTAGCTGATAAGATCGTTTGTTGATTCGTAAGATCATTTGAGGCTAACCGTAGTTGAAGCGGTTGGTCAACGTCATCATGCTAACCGGAACAACACTGCCGTTAGCACAGTGGAACATTCTTTCGTGGGTCCGCGTGGGCTCGAATGGAACTTTCCAGAGCCCCTGGAAGTGGAGGGCGTTCAGGAGAACAAGGCGTGTCTCATCCGACACCGATCCCGGCGCCAAAAAGTTGGGAATGGCGCCTGCAAAAAAATTTGAAACAAACAAGTGAACAAATTTGCGTGGAGGACggcaggccaaaaaaaaaaaaagaagttagttttttttttcaatactgcaagaaaaaaacttaatttttgcaaaaaaaaatgtcaacataacGGGAATTAAGTTACGCTTTGATAGGGGAAAAAAAGTTATGAGAAATATTACAAGCCTCATATTGAACTCTAAACGAGAAGAAAAGTTGTAATATCGCAAGAATAGTCACGTAATCACGACATTAAACTATTACGAGGAAAAAAAgcacaattttataggaaaaaaaatgaattttttacaGAATTATGTCATGGTTGCAAATGTAAAACTATTTTTGCAATAACAGCGACATCATTTTGGAAGTAATGTccggggtgtacgctgccttccgcccgaatgcagctgagataggctccagcgaccccccgcgaccccagaagagacaagcggtagaaaatggatggatggattgaatatCGTAATATTAAAAGATAAAAAGTCGTCAGAAGTAATGTGGTAGTTATCGTAATAAATTGATTACCAGGCAATAATTAAAAGAGCTTTTCAACCTAATTTAtagaaaaaaacaagagttgaaCAGTGTTTTTTCCTTGTAATATTAACATTTTGCTTATTCTTGTAATCTTTGTATATCGCAGCTTTTGTCTCTGAAAATGCGACAATTTTCTATGACtcctttcttgtaaaactcaGTTTTCCTAATATAACTTTTTATCGCGATATTGGCACTCTTCCTGTGTGATATTACAACTTGTGTTGTAATATTCCCgatttgttcttgtaaaattaatacttttttgctgatattttaCAACATTATTTTTCATTTGCTTGAATTACATGAAGTATTATTGAAATTAAGTTGCTGTTACTTTTGGTTGTACTTTTTGCCCTTATGTCCCTAAAATGGTCTCGCTAATAAAATTATTACGTTTTTAATGTGTACTCAATTTAATCTCGATATATTACAGCTTTCAATTTGGACAAAAACGCAACTTTTTATGTGATATTGcaactttaaaataaaaaaaaattaaattacattatTACAATCATGATATTTTCACTTTGATCTTGGAAAAGTACAACTTTAGTACTGTAATATTGCCACCTAATGGTGGCAACATTTTTCCAAGCAAAACAGCTAGCTTATGGAACatttgttctgttaaaccacaatCAGTGACAGTTAATACTAACTATCCAAATAAATCACTTTTATTAGCTGACAACACCTAAAGGTAATGAGCGTGAATGTGTTACATACGTACGTAGTTACGTCATTACGTACGAGAAACCGtgagataaataaatgataaatgggttgtacttgtatagcgcttttctaccttcaaggtactcaaagcgctttgacactacttccacatttacccattcacacacacattcacacacatgcaaggcgccaaccagcacccatcaggagcaagggtgaagtgtcttgctcaggacacaacggacgcggcgaggttggtactaggtgggaattgaaccagggacgctcgggttgcgcacggccactctccccactgcgccacgccgtcccaagatGAAGAGATGGtgggatatactgtgtaaaatactttggaaagttagcgccctctaggcacCTGTGTATATGTTGCAAACCCACCCTTTATTCTCAAAAAAGGTACTTTTTGTATAGTTCCGCATGTTTCTTTTACTTCTCATACAAAACGAACCAGCCAACGAACCCCCCATATGTTATACCACTGGATATATCTCGTTTTAGCCGACAAGGGTACtcaaaattgggaacattttgtgttaccatggtgacGCTATTCGAAAAACTAATCTCTACGGGCCCATTGAATACTTAGGCAATTGTTATAGGGCGGATATTTCCAACAGAACGCTCTaacctcctcttgtagctcagccatACTTTCACGTAACTTGGTAAGTACCTGCTGTGTGGTCAGAGACCCAAGCATTGATGACGCT
This genomic interval carries:
- the LOC133560882 gene encoding plasminogen activator inhibitor 1-like; the protein is MFCTYVLLVVLLSTGRGGQASLSDKHTDFGLKVFSHLARATGDSNVVLSPYGVSSVLAMAQLGAARNTRKAMTAAMGFNLQERGMSRQQRMLQFELHNEEGLDMASGVMVERKMILEKSFRRGLLKAFSSHPHQVDFTRPNQAASVINAWVSDHTAGAIPNFLAPGSVSDETRLVLLNALHFQGLWKVPFEPTRTHERMFHCANGSVVPVSMMTLTNRFNYGEFVTTDGVDYDVLELPYEGDSLSMLLVSPFERDVPLSALSSELSSQRIKQWRSELRHVRRQLSMPRFTLNSDVNLKDALVNMGLGNIFNLATADFTRITGDERLCVSKVFQTVKLEVNERGTKGASATAAVMFSRMAVEEITLDRPFLFLIQHKGTGAILFMGHFNQPL